The following are encoded together in the Streptomyces sp. NBC_01465 genome:
- a CDS encoding protein kinase domain-containing protein — MAQVAGYRIVAPLGGAGDQLGIAPDGRYVVVRTVSERLAADPEFREHFRRETTAARAVTGPYTANVVGADADAPRPWVAAEHFAGVSLSESVATLGPLGPGDLGSLGVMAAEGLHRIHSAGILHYGLKPATVVVTRGGPVVTGFGGCGSGGSPGFIAPELLSGEGGSGPAADVFALGALLALAATGRNPHGAGGAQQVLYRTRHSGPDLVGVPGTEWPGFLARCLAKYPADRPSVPELARWCAARAGEEPWWDREPLAGMIASEQEYLAELAAMDGEFGDGVDDGFSGAGASTGL; from the coding sequence ATGGCACAGGTCGCGGGGTACCGGATCGTCGCACCGCTCGGCGGGGCCGGGGATCAGCTCGGGATCGCGCCCGACGGGCGTTATGTCGTCGTACGGACCGTCAGTGAACGCCTCGCCGCCGACCCGGAGTTCCGCGAGCACTTCCGCCGCGAGACCACCGCCGCGCGGGCCGTGACCGGCCCGTACACCGCCAATGTCGTGGGCGCCGACGCGGACGCGCCGCGCCCGTGGGTCGCCGCCGAGCACTTCGCGGGCGTCTCGCTCTCGGAGTCGGTCGCGACGCTGGGGCCGCTGGGTCCCGGTGATCTCGGTTCGCTGGGTGTGATGGCGGCCGAGGGCCTGCACCGGATCCATTCGGCGGGGATTCTGCACTACGGGCTCAAGCCGGCCACGGTGGTCGTCACCCGCGGCGGCCCCGTGGTCACCGGCTTCGGCGGGTGCGGGAGCGGTGGCTCGCCCGGGTTCATCGCGCCCGAACTCCTCAGCGGCGAGGGCGGTTCGGGGCCCGCCGCCGATGTGTTCGCCCTGGGTGCGCTGCTCGCGCTGGCCGCCACCGGGCGCAATCCGCACGGTGCGGGCGGTGCGCAGCAGGTGCTGTACCGGACGCGGCACTCGGGGCCCGACCTGGTGGGCGTACCGGGCACGGAGTGGCCGGGCTTCCTCGCGCGCTGCCTCGCCAAGTACCCCGCGGACCGTCCCTCCGTACCGGAGCTGGCGCGGTGGTGTGCCGCGCGGGCGGGCGAGGAGCCGTGGTGGGACCGGGAGCCGCTGGCCGGGATGATCGCGAGCGAGCAGGAGTACCTCGCCGAACTCGCCGCGATGGACGGCGAGTTCGGCGACGGTGTGGACGACGGATTTAGCGGGGCTGGCGCTTCCACGGGCCTGTGA
- a CDS encoding alkaline phosphatase PhoX, translating to MPLSRREFTRQSALTGAGVALTGAVGALATAPGALAAEEHSSGHGHDHGHGHGHHHTPGYGALISDPKGILALPKGFSYRIITRTGVTKLESGESTPSNHDGTATFAGSRGTTLLVNNHELAGARADWPHPVPLTEGLVYDPAAAGGCTVVEVHRGGEVAEWVGIAGTATNCAGGSTPWGTWLTCEETEDKAGKNGFTKDHGYVFEVDPHDRRANRAPKPIKALGRYAHEAVVVDPKRGHLYLTEDASGPNGLLYRWTPPEGFKHGRGKLRTLADDAGVLQATKVFDKHGNFVDDLSRATKIGTVYGVDWVDVPDRDAKSVSVRKQFTDTQVTRARKLEGMWWGDGGTYIVSSFARAESPVQHDGQVWFYDPKRRTLTLKVLLGVNPDPSVDGAFDGPDNITVSPYGGLVIAEDGEGVSHLFGATESGVTYPIARNELNIGTADDPEWSEFTGVTFSPDGDTLFANIQVPGIMLAITGPWKRQPR from the coding sequence ATGCCGCTCAGCCGCAGGGAGTTCACCAGACAGTCCGCACTCACCGGTGCGGGGGTCGCCCTCACCGGCGCCGTGGGAGCCCTGGCCACCGCGCCCGGCGCCCTCGCCGCCGAGGAGCACAGCTCCGGACACGGGCACGACCACGGTCATGGCCACGGGCACCACCACACCCCGGGGTACGGCGCCCTGATCTCCGACCCCAAGGGCATACTCGCGCTGCCCAAGGGCTTCTCGTACCGGATCATCACCCGCACCGGCGTCACCAAGCTGGAGTCGGGTGAGTCCACCCCCTCCAACCACGACGGCACCGCCACCTTCGCGGGCTCGCGCGGCACCACGCTCCTGGTCAACAACCACGAGCTGGCCGGCGCCCGCGCCGACTGGCCGCACCCCGTCCCGCTCACCGAGGGCCTCGTCTACGACCCGGCCGCCGCCGGCGGCTGCACGGTCGTCGAGGTGCACCGCGGCGGCGAGGTCGCCGAGTGGGTCGGCATCGCCGGCACCGCCACCAACTGCGCCGGCGGTTCCACCCCTTGGGGCACCTGGCTGACCTGCGAGGAGACCGAGGACAAGGCCGGCAAGAACGGCTTCACCAAGGACCACGGCTACGTCTTCGAGGTCGACCCCCACGACCGGCGCGCCAACCGCGCCCCCAAGCCCATCAAGGCGCTGGGCCGTTACGCCCACGAGGCCGTCGTCGTCGACCCGAAGCGCGGCCACCTCTACCTCACGGAGGACGCGTCGGGCCCCAACGGCCTGCTCTACCGTTGGACCCCGCCGGAGGGCTTCAAGCACGGCCGCGGCAAGCTCCGCACGCTCGCCGACGACGCGGGCGTCCTCCAGGCCACCAAGGTCTTCGACAAGCACGGCAACTTCGTCGACGACCTCTCGCGCGCCACGAAGATCGGCACGGTCTACGGCGTGGACTGGGTCGACGTCCCCGACCGCGACGCCAAGTCGGTCTCCGTGCGCAAGCAGTTCACCGACACCCAGGTCACCCGGGCGCGCAAGCTCGAAGGCATGTGGTGGGGCGACGGCGGCACGTACATCGTCTCCTCGTTCGCCCGCGCCGAGAGCCCCGTCCAGCACGACGGCCAGGTCTGGTTCTACGACCCGAAGCGCCGCACGCTGACCCTGAAGGTGCTCCTCGGCGTCAACCCCGACCCCTCGGTCGACGGCGCCTTCGACGGCCCCGACAACATCACCGTCTCCCCGTACGGCGGCCTGGTCATCGCCGAGGACGGCGAGGGTGTCTCGCACCTCTTCGGCGCGACCGAGAGCGGCGTCACGTACCCGATCGCCCGCAACGAGCTCAACATCGGCACGGCGGACGACCCCGAGTGGAGCGAGTTCACCGGCGTGACGTTCTCGCCCGACGGCGACACCCTCTTCGCCAACATCCAGGTGCCGGGCATCATGCTCGCCATCACAGGCCCGTGGAAGCGCCAGCCCCGCTAA
- a CDS encoding CarD family transcriptional regulator, translating to MTKSAGSRRHLPSSPFNRPAQAAAPIEIFDVGDRVSHDQFGLGRVIGIEGDNDAVLIDFSGRQGRILSPYAKLTKL from the coding sequence ATGACTAAGTCAGCCGGATCCCGGCGCCACCTGCCCTCCAGTCCCTTCAACCGCCCGGCCCAAGCAGCCGCACCCATCGAGATCTTCGATGTGGGGGACCGGGTTTCGCATGACCAGTTCGGACTCGGTCGAGTCATTGGAATCGAGGGCGACAACGACGCCGTGCTCATCGATTTCTCCGGGCGTCAGGGGAGGATCCTCAGCCCCTACGCCAAGCTGACCAAGCTCTGA
- a CDS encoding GAF and ANTAR domain-containing protein produces the protein MNQQLLAKTFVELADNLVADFDLIDFLRLLTDRCVGMLDVNAAGVLLADRDGELRVMAASSEQVRLLELFQLQNDEGPCLECFRTGAPVTVPDLLTEAARWPRFVAQTHHRGFRSVQALPMRLRDEVVGALNLFRIDAGPFDPAGTPVAQALADVATISLLQQRSSRRSTVLNEQLQTALNSRVLIEQAKGKYAERRGVDMEQAFSALRGYARSHNRRLSDVARAFIDGSESFDGLGA, from the coding sequence ATGAATCAACAGCTGCTGGCCAAGACATTCGTGGAGCTCGCGGACAATCTCGTCGCCGACTTCGACCTGATCGACTTCCTGCGCCTGCTCACCGACCGCTGCGTCGGAATGCTCGACGTGAACGCCGCCGGAGTGCTCCTCGCCGACCGCGACGGCGAGCTGCGCGTGATGGCCGCCTCCAGCGAGCAGGTGCGCCTCCTGGAGCTCTTCCAGCTCCAGAACGACGAAGGCCCCTGCCTGGAGTGCTTCCGCACCGGTGCGCCGGTGACCGTCCCCGATCTGCTGACGGAGGCCGCGCGCTGGCCGCGCTTCGTCGCCCAGACCCACCACCGCGGTTTCCGCTCGGTGCAGGCGCTGCCGATGCGGCTGCGCGACGAGGTGGTCGGCGCGCTGAACCTCTTCCGGATCGACGCAGGGCCCTTCGACCCCGCGGGCACGCCCGTCGCGCAGGCCCTGGCCGACGTCGCCACCATCAGCCTGCTCCAGCAGCGCTCCAGCCGGCGCAGCACCGTGCTCAACGAGCAGTTGCAGACCGCCCTGAACAGCCGGGTGCTGATCGAGCAGGCGAAGGGGAAGTACGCGGAGCGGCGGGGTGTCGACATGGAGCAGGCCTTCAGTGCACTGCGCGGATACGCCCGTTCGCACAACCGCCGTCTCTCCGATGTCGCCCGCGCCTTCATCGACGGCAGTGAATCCTTCGACGGACTGGGAGCCTGA
- a CDS encoding ANTAR domain-containing protein: MSGGRRSARILVLVAEQAARRGARIGVVDVCTAAVAALPVRGAGVSAMSRTRESSPVCSTDDVSEQLEELQLALGEGPCVDAFALGEAVLAPDIRGGEVRDRWPVFAAAAAEAGAGAVFAIPLQIGAISPGVLDLYAAAPVELGADELADAMAFADTATLVLLDGGQAELGGYRAEIDQATGMLTEQLGVGAEEAFVRLRAHTYAEGRRLAEVAADVVAHRLRLPPDQDPD; this comes from the coding sequence ATGTCCGGCGGGCGGCGGTCGGCCCGGATCCTGGTGCTGGTCGCGGAGCAGGCCGCGCGGCGCGGGGCCAGGATCGGCGTGGTCGACGTGTGTACGGCGGCGGTCGCGGCGCTGCCGGTGCGCGGGGCGGGGGTCTCGGCGATGTCGCGTACCCGTGAGAGCAGCCCGGTGTGCAGCACGGACGACGTCAGCGAACAGCTGGAGGAGCTGCAGCTGGCTCTGGGCGAGGGTCCCTGCGTGGACGCCTTCGCCCTCGGGGAGGCGGTTCTCGCACCCGATATCCGGGGCGGTGAAGTGCGGGACCGCTGGCCGGTGTTCGCCGCGGCCGCCGCCGAGGCCGGGGCGGGCGCGGTCTTCGCGATACCGCTGCAGATCGGGGCGATCAGCCCGGGCGTCCTCGATCTGTACGCCGCCGCGCCTGTGGAACTGGGCGCCGACGAACTGGCCGACGCCATGGCCTTCGCCGACACCGCCACCCTCGTCCTTCTCGACGGGGGCCAGGCCGAACTCGGCGGCTACCGGGCCGAGATCGACCAGGCCACCGGAATGCTCACCGAACAGCTCGGAGTGGGGGCCGAGGAAGCGTTCGTACGGCTGCGTGCCCATACGTACGCCGAAGGGCGGCGCCTCGCCGAGGTGGCCGCCGACGTCGTGGCACACCGGCTGCGTCTTCCTCCCGATCAGGACCCGGACTAG
- a CDS encoding TROVE domain-containing protein, whose translation MTRYNTRAARAAGPTSPVLTTGQTVRTHQGGRGHVRDARSELFLLSVANFVSQQTFYESAGTRDDRFTALVHQLAVEDPAWTAGLLGWLRGDGNMRTAALVGAAEYVRARLAAGAEDGPSNRQVVASVLLRPDEPGELLAYWTATHGRAVPKPVKRGLADAVQRLYSGKALLKYDTASKGYRFGDVLNLVHASPDPAKPWQGELFRYALDRRHHPDTALPPASNRTLTAHAALMAIPVTERRDVVTAPDGASRLAAAGMTWESLAGWLQGPMDAAAWGAVIPSMGAMALVRNLRNFDEAGVSDTVAAQVAAKISDPEVVAKSRQFPFRYLAAYQHAPSLRWAYPLEQALRHSLGNVPALAGRTLILVDRSGSMWSPLSDRSQLNRADAAAIFGTAMAIRARAADLVEFGTSSAPVKYRKGESVLNVLKRFGDLGGTNTAEAVRKHYRNHDRVLIVTDEQAAWSHHGDVASGVPANVPVYTWNLAGYRAGHAPSGKAGRHVFGGLTDSAFRMVQLLESGRDAHWPWVR comes from the coding sequence ATGACGCGCTACAACACCCGTGCGGCCCGCGCCGCCGGTCCCACCTCGCCCGTGCTCACCACCGGGCAGACCGTCCGCACCCACCAGGGCGGCCGCGGCCACGTCCGCGACGCACGCTCCGAGCTCTTCCTTCTCTCGGTCGCCAACTTCGTTTCCCAGCAGACCTTTTACGAGTCCGCAGGCACCCGCGACGACCGCTTCACCGCGCTCGTTCACCAGCTCGCCGTCGAGGACCCCGCGTGGACCGCAGGCCTGCTCGGCTGGCTGCGCGGCGACGGCAACATGCGGACGGCTGCCCTCGTCGGCGCCGCCGAATACGTACGGGCGCGCCTCGCCGCCGGAGCCGAGGACGGCCCGTCCAACCGGCAGGTCGTCGCCTCCGTGCTGCTGCGCCCCGACGAGCCCGGCGAGCTCCTCGCGTACTGGACCGCCACCCACGGACGCGCCGTCCCCAAGCCCGTCAAGCGCGGCCTCGCGGACGCCGTCCAGCGCCTCTACAGCGGCAAGGCGCTCCTGAAGTACGACACCGCCTCCAAGGGCTACCGCTTCGGCGACGTCCTCAACCTGGTGCACGCCTCGCCCGACCCCGCCAAGCCCTGGCAGGGCGAGCTGTTCCGGTACGCCCTCGACCGCCGGCACCACCCCGACACCGCGCTCCCGCCCGCCTCGAACCGGACCCTGACCGCCCACGCGGCGCTCATGGCGATCCCGGTCACGGAGCGTCGCGACGTCGTCACCGCGCCCGACGGGGCTTCCCGTCTCGCCGCCGCGGGGATGACGTGGGAGTCCCTCGCGGGCTGGCTGCAGGGGCCGATGGACGCGGCCGCCTGGGGGGCGGTCATCCCGTCCATGGGGGCCATGGCTCTTGTCCGTAATCTCCGCAATTTCGACGAGGCCGGAGTCTCCGACACCGTCGCCGCGCAGGTCGCAGCCAAGATCTCCGACCCGGAAGTGGTCGCGAAGTCGCGGCAGTTCCCCTTCCGCTATCTCGCCGCGTATCAGCACGCTCCGTCACTGCGCTGGGCCTATCCGCTGGAGCAGGCACTCCGGCACTCGCTCGGCAATGTGCCGGCGCTGGCGGGCCGCACCCTGATCCTGGTCGACCGCTCCGGCTCGATGTGGTCCCCGCTGTCGGACCGTTCGCAGCTCAACCGGGCCGATGCCGCGGCGATTTTCGGCACCGCGATGGCGATCCGGGCGCGCGCCGCTGACCTGGTGGAGTTCGGTACGAGCAGTGCGCCCGTGAAGTACCGGAAGGGGGAATCCGTCCTCAATGTCCTCAAGCGTTTCGGTGACCTCGGCGGCACCAACACCGCCGAGGCCGTTCGCAAGCACTACCGAAACCACGACCGAGTCCTGATTGTTACGGACGAGCAGGCGGCATGGAGTCACCACGGAGATGTGGCCTCCGGCGTACCCGCGAACGTGCCCGTCTACACCTGGAACCTGGCGGGCTACCGGGCCGGTCACGCCCCGTCGGGCAAGGCCGGACGGCATGTCTTCGGGGGTCTGACGGACAGCGCTTTCCGCATGGTCCAGCTGCTGGAGTCGGGGCGTGACGCGCACTGGCCCTGGGTCCGCTGA
- a CDS encoding SDR family NAD(P)-dependent oxidoreductase: MNLPTTGRRVLISGASRGLGRAVGQAFAANGDRVAVHYGSRREDAEATLNSLTGKGHVLVGGDLSDPAGAAAVADAAAEGLGGIDVLVNNAAVNVRHPLAETSYEEWAAIWQSHVSVNLLATANLSHLAARRMIEQGRGGRIVNIGSRGAFRGEPDHPAYGATKAAVHALGQSLAVSLAPYGIGVASVAPGFFETERVAGRLSGAEGEAIRAQSPFGRVASAEEVAEAVLWLASPMAQWSSGAVLDFNGASHLRT, translated from the coding sequence ATGAATCTCCCAACTACGGGTCGCCGGGTTCTCATCAGCGGGGCGTCCCGGGGTCTGGGCCGTGCGGTCGGGCAGGCCTTCGCGGCCAACGGCGACCGAGTCGCGGTGCACTACGGGTCGCGGCGCGAGGATGCTGAGGCGACGCTCAACTCCCTTACGGGGAAAGGGCATGTGCTCGTCGGCGGCGATCTGTCGGACCCCGCCGGAGCAGCCGCGGTCGCGGACGCGGCGGCCGAAGGTCTGGGCGGGATCGACGTGCTGGTCAACAACGCGGCCGTCAACGTACGCCATCCGCTCGCCGAGACCTCGTACGAGGAGTGGGCGGCGATCTGGCAGAGCCACGTGTCGGTGAATCTGCTGGCCACGGCGAACCTGAGTCATCTCGCCGCGCGCCGCATGATCGAGCAGGGCAGGGGCGGGCGGATCGTCAACATCGGTTCGCGGGGCGCCTTCCGGGGCGAGCCCGACCACCCGGCGTACGGGGCGACGAAGGCGGCGGTGCACGCGCTGGGCCAGTCCCTGGCGGTCTCGCTCGCTCCGTACGGGATCGGGGTGGCCTCCGTGGCGCCCGGATTCTTCGAGACGGAGCGAGTCGCCGGGCGGCTCAGCGGGGCGGAGGGCGAGGCGATCCGGGCACAGTCGCCCTTCGGGCGGGTGGCTTCGGCGGAGGAGGTGGCGGAGGCGGTGCTGTGGCTGGCGTCGCCGATGGCTCAGTGGTCGTCGGGCGCGGTGCTCGATTTCAACGGGGCTTCCCACCTTCGTACTTGA
- a CDS encoding PRC-barrel domain-containing protein has product MMRAADPREWRGRDVVDEAGHRIGMLEAIYVDIATDEPAMATVRTGLPTRHRLRFVPLQDATLGPDYLKVAYAKALVQSAPSIGTDDILPAEDEEAVFQHYGLPYETGKDAVRRLARR; this is encoded by the coding sequence GTGATGCGCGCCGCCGACCCCCGCGAGTGGCGGGGCCGCGACGTCGTCGACGAGGCGGGGCACCGGATCGGGATGCTCGAAGCAATCTACGTGGACATCGCGACCGACGAACCCGCCATGGCGACGGTACGGACAGGCCTGCCCACCCGCCACCGGCTCCGCTTCGTCCCGCTCCAGGACGCGACACTCGGCCCGGACTACCTCAAGGTCGCGTACGCCAAGGCGCTCGTACAGTCCGCCCCTTCGATCGGGACGGACGACATCCTGCCCGCGGAGGACGAGGAGGCCGTCTTCCAGCACTACGGGCTGCCCTACGAGACGGGCAAGGACGCGGTGCGCCGCCTCGCCCGCCGCTGA
- a CDS encoding endonuclease/exonuclease/phosphatase family protein, whose protein sequence is MPAARSSSLPRSAAVAAVIAAALGAGLLAGTSSASAAEVRIHDIQGATRISPLAGQKVEGVPGIVTGIRTYGSSKGFWFQDAAPDDNAATSEGIFVFTSSNPTVAVGDSVTVSATVSEYVPGGASSGNQSLTELSKPTVTVVSSGNPVPAATVLNSRSVPGRYSPDGDTAASNSINGLTLQPKKYALDFYESLEGMNVKIGSSRVTTATDAYSELWVTVKPHENATHRGGSLYASYDDQNTGRLQIQSLIPTATEAFPTANVGDVVTSGAQGPLDFNSFGGYTLLANNSLTVKDNGLKPEVTRKQKKSELAVATYNVENLDPTDPQSKFDNLAAAVVNNLASPDIVALEEIQDNNGAKNDGTVDSSVTVQKFIDAVVAAGGPSYEARTIDPVDGKSGGEPGGNIRQVFLFNPDRVSFTDIPGGDATTATTVVGGNGKVNLSASPGRIDPANAAWNASRVPLVGQFSFRGQKVFVIANHFSSKGGDYALTSQYQPVPRSSETQRHLQAQAVNAFTKEILKADKHASVLALGDINDFDFSDTTKLIEDGGALYSGIRSLPKSERYTYDYQGNSQVLDQILVSPSIRKEGFFFDSVHINSEFAAQNSDHDPQVIHFRP, encoded by the coding sequence ATGCCTGCCGCCCGTTCCTCCAGCCTCCCCAGATCTGCCGCGGTCGCGGCCGTGATCGCCGCCGCACTGGGCGCCGGCCTGCTGGCCGGTACGTCCTCCGCCTCGGCCGCCGAGGTCCGTATCCACGACATCCAGGGCGCGACCCGGATCTCCCCGCTCGCCGGCCAGAAGGTCGAGGGCGTGCCGGGGATCGTGACCGGCATCCGTACCTACGGGTCGTCCAAGGGCTTCTGGTTCCAGGACGCGGCGCCGGACGACAACGCCGCGACCAGCGAGGGCATATTCGTCTTCACCAGCTCGAACCCCACGGTCGCGGTCGGCGACTCCGTCACCGTCTCCGCCACGGTCAGCGAGTACGTCCCCGGCGGCGCGTCCAGCGGCAACCAGTCCCTCACCGAGCTCAGCAAGCCGACGGTGACGGTGGTCTCCTCGGGCAACCCCGTCCCGGCGGCGACGGTCCTCAACAGCCGTTCGGTGCCCGGCCGTTACTCCCCGGACGGCGACACCGCCGCGTCGAACAGCATCAACGGCCTCACCCTGCAGCCGAAGAAGTACGCCCTCGACTTCTACGAGTCGCTGGAGGGTATGAACGTCAAGATCGGCTCCTCCCGGGTGACGACGGCCACCGACGCCTACTCGGAGCTGTGGGTCACGGTCAAGCCGCACGAGAACGCCACCCACCGGGGCGGCTCGCTCTACGCCTCGTACGACGACCAGAACACCGGCCGACTGCAGATCCAGTCGTTGATCCCGACCGCCACCGAGGCCTTCCCGACCGCCAATGTCGGCGATGTCGTGACCAGTGGCGCGCAGGGCCCGCTCGACTTCAACTCCTTCGGCGGCTACACGCTGCTGGCCAACAACTCGCTGACGGTGAAGGACAACGGGCTGAAGCCCGAGGTCACCCGCAAGCAGAAGAAGAGCGAGCTGGCGGTCGCCACGTACAACGTGGAGAACCTCGACCCGACCGACCCGCAGTCGAAGTTCGACAACCTCGCGGCGGCCGTCGTCAACAATCTCGCCTCGCCGGACATCGTCGCCCTGGAGGAGATCCAGGACAACAACGGCGCGAAGAACGACGGCACGGTCGACTCGTCCGTCACCGTGCAGAAGTTCATCGACGCGGTCGTCGCCGCGGGCGGCCCCTCCTACGAGGCGCGCACGATCGACCCGGTGGACGGCAAGAGCGGCGGCGAGCCCGGCGGCAACATCCGCCAGGTGTTCCTCTTCAACCCGGACCGGGTCTCCTTCACCGACATCCCGGGCGGCGACGCCACCACGGCGACGACGGTGGTGGGCGGCAACGGGAAGGTGAACCTGTCGGCCTCCCCCGGCCGGATCGACCCGGCCAACGCGGCCTGGAACGCCAGCCGGGTGCCGCTGGTGGGCCAGTTCTCCTTCCGCGGCCAGAAGGTCTTCGTCATCGCCAACCACTTCTCCTCGAAGGGCGGCGACTACGCCCTGACCTCGCAGTACCAGCCGGTGCCGCGCTCCTCCGAGACCCAGCGTCATCTGCAGGCGCAGGCCGTGAACGCGTTCACGAAGGAGATCCTGAAGGCCGACAAGCACGCGAGTGTGCTCGCGCTCGGTGACATCAACGACTTCGACTTCTCCGACACGACGAAGCTGATCGAGGACGGCGGGGCGCTCTACTCGGGCATCAGGTCCCTGCCGAAGAGCGAGCGCTACACCTACGACTACCAGGGCAACTCGCAGGTCCTGGACCAGATCCTGGTGTCGCCGTCGATCCGCAAGGAGGGCTTCTTCTTCGACAGCGTGCACATCAACTCGGAGTTCGCGGCGCAGAACAGCGACCACGACCCTCAGGTGATCCACTTCAGGCCGTAG
- a CDS encoding CsbD family protein, with translation MSVGSTMKHKAQELQGRITERLGRRTRNRSLQRQGRNDRVAGGLKQSGDKAKRAFKR, from the coding sequence ATGAGCGTTGGAAGCACCATGAAGCACAAGGCCCAGGAACTCCAGGGCCGGATCACCGAACGCCTCGGCCGCAGGACCCGTAACCGGAGTCTGCAGCGGCAGGGCAGGAACGACCGGGTGGCCGGCGGCCTGAAGCAGTCCGGCGACAAGGCGAAGCGCGCCTTCAAGCGCTGA